From a single Gimesia fumaroli genomic region:
- a CDS encoding Tex family protein yields MDAVEIQKNHSSTPFSAQDAEKMASELNLTSQQILNVIALLDEGNTVPFITRYRKERTGNLDEVQIRDIQKRVQSKRQIWERASTILRLIEAQQKLTPRLKAEIEKADTLKRLEDLYRPYRPKRTSRAATARKHGFEPLADAIWAGDPSIQNLTEAAKQYTKAEEGARTTEDVLKGASDILAEKIGEDPDVRDISRKIAWRSGRLAVTATKKAEESGQEYRDYFNYSEQVVKVPHHRTMAMNRGEKSGALRIRFEWAEDSACLSIIRHLNLNDHRFNSFLKEVVTDALQRLILPSLDREIRRELTEKAEKHAVSVFAQNLKNLLLQPPLQGQRILAIDPGLRTGCKLAVLDEMGNCVATDLVYVTGSAEKKDYARNKLADMLTEHQCKLVAIGNGTACRETEEIITEMIEQNQPEARYLIVNEAGASIYSASPVAREEFPDLDATIRGTISIGRRLQDPLSELVKIDPQHLGVGMYQHDVNSKRLKESLDEVIESCVNYVGVNLNTASASLLRHVSGMNQLIARRITEWRDKHGSFQNRKQLLDVAGIGDATFTQAAGFLKIDVGDEPLDSTWIHPESYEHAHKVFTQLDLPEDSLKATASDRASIVEKVSQLDKQDLSRNLNIGLPTLEDILEAIVRPRRDPRSDLPGPIFKQGVLKLEQLVEGMELQGTILNVVDFGAFVDVGLKDSALIHVSEMANHFIENPYQFVSVGDVITAWVLGVDLERRRVSLTLIKPGTDRQPKKAQRPKPDQSKPAQRPQQPGKTEKAKSAAAAPGNQNKPPRKKRKKSGKKGSPPPKLTDEMKTGEQPLQGFDQLKALWNQKKK; encoded by the coding sequence ATGGATGCGGTTGAGATACAAAAGAATCATTCCAGCACGCCCTTCTCTGCACAAGATGCAGAGAAGATGGCTTCGGAATTGAATCTCACATCACAGCAGATCCTGAATGTGATTGCTTTGCTGGACGAAGGAAATACAGTCCCCTTTATCACCCGCTATCGTAAAGAGCGGACGGGCAATCTGGATGAAGTTCAGATTCGTGATATTCAAAAGCGAGTGCAATCGAAACGGCAAATCTGGGAACGAGCATCCACAATCCTGCGATTGATCGAAGCGCAGCAGAAACTGACTCCCCGGCTGAAAGCAGAAATCGAAAAAGCCGATACCCTGAAACGTCTGGAAGATCTTTACCGCCCTTATCGCCCGAAGCGAACGTCCCGCGCTGCCACCGCGCGTAAGCATGGGTTCGAACCTTTGGCCGATGCCATTTGGGCCGGCGATCCCAGCATTCAGAATTTGACGGAAGCGGCAAAACAATATACCAAGGCAGAAGAAGGCGCCCGCACAACAGAAGATGTGCTCAAAGGGGCCTCCGATATCCTGGCAGAAAAAATTGGTGAAGACCCCGATGTGCGTGATATCTCCCGTAAGATCGCCTGGCGGTCCGGCCGTCTGGCAGTGACTGCCACCAAGAAAGCAGAAGAATCCGGTCAGGAATACCGCGACTATTTCAATTACTCGGAACAGGTCGTCAAAGTGCCCCATCATCGCACGATGGCCATGAACCGGGGAGAAAAATCGGGCGCTCTGCGTATTCGGTTCGAATGGGCGGAAGACTCGGCCTGCCTGTCTATTATCCGTCATCTGAATCTGAATGATCACCGCTTCAATTCGTTTTTAAAAGAAGTGGTTACCGACGCGTTACAACGTTTGATTCTGCCCAGCCTCGATCGTGAAATTCGTCGCGAACTGACGGAAAAAGCAGAAAAACATGCGGTCTCGGTGTTCGCACAAAATTTGAAAAACTTACTACTGCAACCGCCGCTGCAAGGTCAGCGGATTCTGGCCATCGACCCCGGTTTACGCACAGGCTGTAAACTTGCCGTGCTGGATGAGATGGGTAACTGCGTTGCCACCGATCTGGTGTATGTCACCGGTTCAGCCGAGAAAAAAGATTACGCCCGCAACAAGCTGGCCGACATGCTGACCGAGCATCAATGTAAACTGGTCGCGATCGGCAACGGGACTGCCTGCCGGGAAACAGAAGAAATCATCACCGAGATGATTGAACAGAACCAACCCGAGGCCCGTTACTTAATTGTGAATGAAGCGGGCGCGAGTATTTATTCTGCCAGTCCGGTTGCCCGTGAAGAATTTCCCGATCTGGACGCAACCATTCGTGGCACCATTTCGATTGGCCGCCGTCTGCAGGACCCATTGAGCGAGCTGGTCAAAATCGACCCACAACACCTGGGGGTCGGCATGTATCAGCACGATGTGAATTCCAAGCGTCTGAAAGAATCACTGGATGAAGTAATTGAATCGTGTGTGAATTATGTGGGCGTGAATCTGAATACCGCCAGTGCTTCACTGTTACGGCATGTCTCTGGAATGAATCAGTTGATCGCCCGCCGGATTACCGAATGGCGCGACAAGCATGGCTCATTTCAGAATCGTAAGCAGCTGCTCGATGTCGCGGGGATCGGCGATGCCACGTTCACCCAGGCCGCCGGTTTTTTGAAAATCGATGTCGGTGATGAGCCGCTCGACTCCACTTGGATTCATCCCGAAAGCTACGAGCACGCTCATAAAGTATTCACACAACTTGATCTACCGGAAGATAGCTTGAAAGCAACGGCCAGCGATCGTGCTTCGATCGTTGAAAAAGTCAGCCAGCTCGACAAACAGGATCTGAGCCGAAATTTAAACATCGGCTTGCCAACACTGGAAGACATCCTGGAAGCGATTGTGCGTCCCCGCCGCGATCCACGTTCTGACTTGCCGGGTCCGATCTTCAAACAGGGAGTGCTCAAGCTGGAGCAACTGGTTGAAGGCATGGAACTGCAAGGCACGATTTTGAATGTGGTCGACTTTGGTGCGTTTGTGGATGTGGGCCTGAAAGACAGTGCCTTGATTCACGTCAGCGAGATGGCCAATCACTTCATCGAAAATCCGTATCAGTTTGTCTCAGTTGGTGATGTGATTACTGCCTGGGTACTGGGTGTCGACTTGGAACGCCGCCGCGTCTCTTTGACATTGATCAAACCGGGCACCGATCGCCAGCCGAAAAAGGCACAACGACCGAAGCCGGATCAATCCAAACCAGCACAGCGCCCCCAACAACCGGGAAAAACCGAGAAAGCCAAATCGGCAGCCGCTGCCCCCGGTAATCAAAACAAGCCGCCCCGAAAAAAGCGAAAAAAATCTGGCAAAAAGGGGTCGCCGCCACCTAAACTGACGGATGAAATGAAAACCGGAGAACAGCCCCTGCAGGGCTTTGACCAACTCAAAGCGCTTTGGAACCAGAAGAAGAAATAG
- a CDS encoding ATPase, translated as MIDRPTDEESRNPSEESSLEYEESSEQVIRPTTNHHDLTDLYSDLFQKKQTAADPGSVGQPEQTADKVPFPGAKNERGVIPAPQTLEETGLSLIQLCNLVLKQLYLQGSALGIEISRSAHLPFSIIDVALAFLKDDKCIEVTSGNMIGRSSYRFNLTELGRIRAREAFEQCRYVGPAPVPLDAYVRQCQLQTVVGIECTPERLEDSFSDFIIREGLLDELGPAVCSGRSIFIYGPPGNGKTLIAKGLGRFLNRQGGEIYVPYAIQMENSIITLFDPTIHQTTDDHELEARNNTDPKTSGRMPEMEDWVKPDTDLRWRRIRRPVVITGGELNLDMLDLRYNKTSNFYTAPLHIKANGGVFLIDDFGRQLVSPKDLLNRWIMPLEDRVDYLTLATGKKFAIPFEQLIVFSTNLDPKDLVDEAFLRRIRHKIEISAPSREVFTEIAQLCCRQRGVEYSPVFVSYLYDTYYNQGKSPRSSDPRDLLEILQSICRFKGQEPIISTQLISEAAQRFFCQI; from the coding sequence ATGATAGATCGCCCGACCGACGAGGAATCTCGCAATCCATCCGAGGAGTCATCCCTGGAGTACGAAGAGTCTTCAGAACAGGTGATTCGTCCCACGACGAATCACCACGACCTGACTGACCTCTATAGCGATCTGTTTCAGAAAAAACAGACCGCAGCAGATCCGGGCAGTGTTGGACAGCCAGAGCAGACAGCGGATAAAGTTCCCTTCCCGGGAGCCAAAAACGAAAGAGGAGTGATTCCCGCGCCGCAAACGCTGGAAGAGACCGGTTTATCATTAATTCAGCTGTGCAATCTGGTTTTGAAGCAGTTGTATTTACAGGGGAGCGCACTGGGAATTGAAATTTCCCGCAGCGCGCATCTGCCGTTCAGCATTATCGATGTGGCGCTGGCTTTCCTGAAAGATGATAAGTGCATTGAAGTCACCTCAGGGAATATGATCGGCCGTTCTTCGTATCGTTTTAATCTGACTGAACTTGGTCGCATCCGTGCGCGAGAAGCCTTTGAACAATGTCGTTATGTCGGGCCCGCACCGGTACCCTTAGACGCTTATGTGCGCCAGTGCCAGTTACAGACCGTGGTCGGCATCGAGTGTACGCCGGAACGGCTGGAAGACTCGTTTTCGGATTTCATTATCCGCGAAGGTCTGTTGGATGAATTAGGCCCTGCGGTCTGTAGCGGGCGATCTATTTTTATCTATGGACCGCCGGGGAACGGGAAAACCTTAATCGCCAAAGGCCTGGGCCGGTTTCTGAATCGTCAGGGGGGCGAAATTTATGTTCCCTATGCGATCCAGATGGAGAACAGCATCATTACGCTGTTTGACCCGACCATTCATCAGACGACCGACGATCACGAACTGGAAGCACGCAATAATACCGATCCGAAAACTTCCGGCAGAATGCCGGAAATGGAAGACTGGGTCAAACCGGATACGGACTTGCGCTGGCGTCGTATCAGGCGTCCGGTCGTGATAACCGGCGGTGAGCTGAATCTGGACATGCTCGATTTGCGGTATAACAAAACCAGCAATTTTTATACGGCTCCGCTTCACATCAAAGCCAATGGGGGCGTCTTTCTGATTGATGACTTCGGGAGACAGTTGGTCAGTCCCAAAGACCTGCTCAACCGGTGGATTATGCCGCTTGAGGATCGGGTTGACTATTTAACACTGGCGACCGGAAAGAAATTTGCCATCCCCTTTGAACAGCTTATTGTATTCTCGACCAATCTGGATCCCAAAGATCTGGTCGATGAGGCATTTCTGCGTCGCATTCGTCATAAGATTGAAATCAGTGCGCCGTCCCGTGAAGTCTTCACAGAGATTGCCCAGCTTTGTTGCCGCCAGCGGGGGGTCGAATATAGCCCAGTTTTTGTAAGTTATCTATATGACACCTACTACAACCAGGGAAAGTCTCCCAGATCGAGCGACCCGCGAGATTTACTGGAGATTCTTCAATCAATCTGTCGATTTAAAGGACAGGAACCCATCATTTCTACTCAACTCATATCAGAAGCGGCGCAACGTTTCTTCTGTCAAATATAG
- a CDS encoding tetratricopeptide repeat protein has product MSVRMTKQTWIAGIACALLVCTGCSSMREKFVASTDEAPTTLKEKVSVAKQKLKNPDKFYITHGQLQEKMGDMNAARSSYEVALGENPKSIEAVLGLARLDQVAGRKVAAEKGFQKALEMAPEDPKVRASIGQFYAAEEKWDQAIALLKDAVKSAPADKNIRYQLGIAMASAGDYQGSMPHLIRAVGEAEAHYNIGYILRDRGQLQASEQQFLQAVLLKPEFNEAQYWLDEIRREKENRLMLAGVTTGGATGKIGGAQQASYSKTNQKKTAQVKRQAPGISKGMSPAGISTAPKSATSAGNTPPPNLTAEQLEQWRNQRQF; this is encoded by the coding sequence ATGTCAGTACGGATGACAAAACAGACATGGATCGCTGGAATTGCTTGTGCATTACTGGTATGCACCGGTTGCTCTTCCATGCGAGAGAAATTTGTTGCCAGTACAGATGAAGCACCCACAACTTTGAAAGAGAAGGTGTCTGTTGCTAAGCAGAAGCTGAAGAATCCGGATAAGTTTTATATTACGCATGGACAACTCCAGGAAAAAATGGGTGATATGAATGCGGCCCGTTCTTCCTACGAAGTGGCTTTGGGTGAGAACCCGAAATCAATTGAAGCCGTTCTCGGTCTGGCGCGTCTGGATCAGGTCGCCGGTCGAAAAGTCGCTGCTGAAAAAGGATTTCAGAAAGCTCTGGAGATGGCACCGGAAGATCCGAAGGTCCGTGCCAGTATCGGTCAGTTTTATGCGGCTGAGGAAAAGTGGGATCAGGCAATTGCACTGTTAAAAGATGCTGTGAAGTCGGCACCCGCTGATAAAAACATTCGCTATCAACTGGGTATCGCCATGGCATCCGCGGGCGACTATCAGGGGTCCATGCCGCATCTGATTCGTGCGGTGGGCGAAGCCGAAGCCCATTATAACATTGGTTACATTCTGAGGGACCGGGGACAACTGCAGGCTAGCGAGCAGCAGTTTCTTCAAGCCGTTCTGCTGAAACCGGAGTTCAACGAAGCACAGTACTGGCTTGACGAAATCCGTCGCGAAAAAGAGAACCGTCTGATGCTGGCTGGTGTAACAACCGGCGGTGCCACCGGCAAGATTGGAGGAGCACAACAGGCCTCCTATTCAAAAACGAACCAGAAAAAAACAGCACAAGTCAAACGGCAAGCACCGGGTATCTCTAAGGGGATGAGCCCGGCCGGCATCTCGACCGCGCCTAAGTCGGCAACGAGTGCGGGGAATACGCCGCCGCCTAATCTGACTGCCGAACAGTTAGAGCAGTGGCGGAACCAACGACAGTTCTAG
- a CDS encoding aspartate aminotransferase family protein, whose product MTTAIQFDNENQSNDIRQDLFQTEPLALRTFTPSQAVLAKSAGCYHWTPEGRRLYDFTSGVLVANLGHNPRRWMKRFSDYLGWKPEHITGEGEGDYFEAATLTAYNAVTEIETEASKRLIANIQSFTGGNRCDKVMWAASGSEAVQKALWACLHRDPERDIILATRYGFHGKKGLAGAVTGSETDADRDPRVKFISFPRTECDDISKCNDTLDTSVYQKELEDLWTEFGTRINCLITEPYLGGGGSYHPQVAYHKVLQDFCRAHDIMLIFDEVQANFGRTGCMYAFENYQVEPDFVVLGKGLGNGVPVAAAVGRDDVIASLKYGEASDTWSANPLSSAAVLATLDEFEGTDVMENTQKLSKLYIDGLQSLKETGVIAKVRGEGMVFGIECAELGGKTSQEVAIELVKTCYLGEEGGDGIHLLGALAGNVLRVSPPMTMTETEAQESIALLKRLCVKLAEQLQGATASA is encoded by the coding sequence ATGACTACAGCCATTCAGTTTGACAACGAAAATCAATCTAATGACATTCGCCAGGATTTGTTTCAGACAGAACCACTGGCATTAAGAACCTTCACTCCCAGTCAGGCAGTACTGGCGAAATCTGCAGGTTGCTATCACTGGACACCGGAAGGTCGTCGCCTGTATGACTTCACTTCAGGCGTGCTGGTTGCCAACCTGGGTCACAACCCTCGCCGCTGGATGAAACGCTTCAGCGACTACCTGGGCTGGAAACCGGAACACATTACCGGCGAAGGAGAAGGCGACTACTTCGAAGCAGCGACACTGACGGCGTATAACGCGGTGACGGAAATTGAAACGGAAGCCAGCAAACGCCTGATCGCGAACATTCAATCCTTCACAGGGGGCAATCGTTGCGACAAAGTCATGTGGGCCGCTTCCGGATCGGAAGCTGTTCAAAAAGCACTCTGGGCATGTCTGCACCGTGACCCCGAGCGGGATATCATTCTGGCGACTCGATATGGTTTCCACGGCAAAAAAGGGCTGGCAGGGGCCGTCACTGGTTCCGAAACAGACGCAGATCGAGATCCGCGCGTGAAGTTCATCAGCTTCCCCCGCACGGAATGCGATGACATTTCCAAATGCAATGACACTCTGGATACCTCTGTCTATCAAAAGGAACTGGAAGATCTCTGGACCGAATTTGGTACACGGATTAACTGCCTGATTACCGAGCCCTACCTGGGTGGCGGGGGAAGTTATCATCCGCAAGTGGCGTATCATAAAGTCCTGCAGGACTTCTGCCGTGCCCATGACATCATGTTGATCTTCGATGAAGTGCAGGCCAACTTCGGTCGTACCGGCTGCATGTACGCATTTGAGAATTATCAGGTCGAGCCCGATTTTGTTGTGCTCGGCAAAGGTCTTGGAAACGGCGTTCCCGTTGCGGCTGCCGTTGGTCGGGATGATGTCATCGCCAGCCTGAAATACGGCGAAGCATCTGATACCTGGAGTGCCAACCCACTCTCCTCTGCTGCGGTCCTGGCGACGCTGGATGAGTTCGAAGGAACGGATGTGATGGAAAACACCCAGAAACTTTCGAAGCTGTACATCGATGGTTTGCAGAGCCTGAAAGAAACCGGTGTGATCGCGAAAGTTCGCGGTGAAGGCATGGTCTTTGGAATCGAATGTGCCGAGCTGGGTGGCAAAACCAGCCAGGAAGTCGCCATTGAACTCGTCAAAACCTGTTACCTGGGTGAGGAAGGCGGAGACGGAATTCACCTGCTGGGAGCACTCGCCGGCAATGTCTTACGCGTCAGCCCACCAATGACGATGACAGAAACAGAAGCACAAGAATCGATTGCACTGCTGAAACGATTGTGCGTGAAACTGGCAGAGCAACTGCAGGGTGCAACCGCCTCTGCTTAA
- a CDS encoding Gfo/Idh/MocA family protein, whose translation MSTETNQNKLKAGLVGFGMIVDETYRPFFETVYETGLYQRATGPVEVSLDAVATRTGSRAEKYLAERSEKVGGFESYAGDNAIEEMAAAGLNFACVASPDDRHFDSCKKLLEAGTHLIVEKPSVLKLQELDELVALAEKNNVTAKVVYHKLFDPDHKKLRTLVYDDVLKHVNSGYCSLLEPKAISGKQFAQWITGRNPGTYVAVHYIKLIDFTFGGKLKTLTASGQRGLVGDKDGPTWDSCQLRMIYEYESGREAAFDIHTSWVTPDNFPGYVEQEVQFRFDNGLWNGHSRKRGVECTVEDKTPFEIKNSMNNHFNGTFVEPWNERSQRGYGIEVIEQFAREVAQIEFGGPESERQQRLEQIRSFSYNDLSADRQTVATVQALEAILEKHAQGEPDCVVRVNDDKGGLVLYRPGSTEAEVLYDGTV comes from the coding sequence ATGAGCACCGAGACAAACCAGAACAAACTTAAAGCAGGTCTGGTCGGATTTGGAATGATTGTCGACGAGACTTACCGTCCTTTTTTTGAAACGGTCTACGAAACGGGCCTTTATCAACGCGCCACGGGCCCCGTTGAAGTATCACTGGACGCGGTCGCAACTCGCACCGGCTCCCGAGCTGAAAAGTATCTGGCAGAACGGAGTGAAAAAGTAGGCGGTTTCGAAAGTTACGCCGGTGACAACGCGATTGAGGAAATGGCGGCGGCTGGTCTGAATTTTGCCTGTGTGGCGTCTCCCGATGATCGGCACTTTGATTCCTGTAAAAAGCTGCTGGAAGCAGGCACACACCTGATCGTGGAAAAGCCTTCGGTTTTAAAACTGCAAGAGTTGGACGAACTGGTCGCTTTAGCCGAGAAAAATAATGTCACCGCCAAAGTGGTCTACCACAAACTCTTCGATCCCGATCACAAAAAACTCCGCACACTCGTGTACGATGATGTTCTGAAGCATGTGAATAGTGGCTATTGCTCTCTGTTGGAACCCAAAGCAATTTCCGGAAAACAGTTTGCCCAATGGATCACGGGACGCAACCCCGGAACCTATGTCGCCGTGCATTATATCAAGTTGATCGATTTCACGTTCGGCGGAAAATTGAAAACACTCACTGCTTCCGGTCAGCGTGGATTAGTCGGCGATAAAGACGGTCCAACCTGGGACAGTTGTCAGTTGCGGATGATCTATGAATATGAATCCGGTCGTGAAGCCGCGTTTGACATTCATACATCCTGGGTCACACCGGATAACTTCCCCGGGTACGTCGAACAGGAAGTTCAGTTCCGTTTCGACAATGGACTATGGAATGGACACTCTCGCAAACGCGGTGTGGAATGCACGGTCGAAGACAAGACTCCCTTTGAGATTAAAAACTCGATGAACAACCACTTCAACGGAACCTTCGTTGAGCCGTGGAATGAGCGTTCACAACGAGGCTACGGAATTGAAGTTATTGAACAGTTTGCCCGTGAAGTCGCGCAGATTGAGTTTGGCGGCCCGGAATCAGAACGGCAACAACGCTTAGAACAGATTCGCTCTTTCAGCTACAACGATTTATCCGCAGACCGCCAGACCGTCGCAACCGTGCAGGCATTGGAAGCGATTCTGGAAAAACACGCACAAGGCGAGCCCGACTGCGTGGTCCGTGTCAACGATGACAAGGGAGGCCTGGTGCTTTATCGTCCCGGCTCAACAGAAGCAGAAGTGCTTTACGACGGAACCGTTTAA
- a CDS encoding GntR family transcriptional regulator, with amino-acid sequence MNKDPSSVVETNGQNVIEDEESPSLVDEVYQKLLLRIIRCELPGGTELKSTQLAREIGVSRTPVVQALARLQADGIVIQQKNHRAVVREGAENWLVEIHELRLLLEPSAAGMAANRMDAEEVIRLQALASEVKICQQQYEDGDLSSAHLQKWGAASRAFDYALHLSIADHCGNLPICEAINKCWSYKRVSYSAAGESPEIMIRGLYDHTVLLDSLNNGDSETAAAAMTMHLRNAARMRPDRLIV; translated from the coding sequence GTGAATAAAGATCCTTCTTCAGTCGTCGAAACGAATGGACAAAATGTCATTGAGGATGAAGAAAGTCCATCGCTCGTCGATGAGGTGTATCAAAAGCTTTTGTTGCGCATCATCCGTTGTGAACTTCCCGGCGGGACCGAATTAAAAAGCACGCAGCTGGCCCGTGAAATCGGCGTCAGTCGGACACCTGTGGTGCAGGCACTGGCACGGCTGCAGGCGGACGGCATTGTGATTCAGCAGAAAAATCATCGGGCTGTTGTCAGAGAAGGGGCCGAGAACTGGCTGGTCGAAATCCATGAACTGCGATTACTGCTGGAACCTTCTGCTGCCGGAATGGCTGCTAACAGGATGGATGCAGAAGAGGTAATACGATTACAGGCTCTGGCGTCTGAGGTCAAAATCTGTCAGCAGCAGTACGAAGATGGTGATTTATCCAGCGCTCACTTGCAGAAATGGGGGGCCGCTTCCCGCGCCTTCGATTATGCCTTACATCTGAGTATCGCAGACCATTGTGGCAATTTGCCGATTTGCGAAGCGATTAACAAATGCTGGAGTTATAAACGCGTTTCCTATTCTGCAGCCGGTGAATCTCCTGAAATTATGATTCGCGGGCTATATGATCATACTGTTCTCCTGGACTCATTAAACAACGGCGATTCTGAGACGGCTGCAGCGGCTATGACCATGCATTTGAGAAATGCGGCCCGAATGCGGCCCGACCGTTTGATTGTGTGA
- a CDS encoding sugar phosphate isomerase/epimerase family protein → MSDNPRVILSAFADEAANHKTAIEQMVALSALGLRYYSPRFIDVNGDGNVKHVVDLNKSEYKALLKLHDEYGMNVTSIGARVGKIKLVDKDDGSHNVFVPFKEYLKKEVANTINAATTLGTKLIRGFSFYPPKGEDPKPYMNQAVDQIGQIVDLCAKEGLVYGLEIEPNLIGETGPLLAELARKVKRPNMVTIYDGGNIAAQNKDAMQCLSEFHDMSKSMGWLHIKDYAVDRDLEWTGVVDEERLKNFVPANVGDAGHEFVLRELREMLPKMEKKMKKLGVPGVFLEVEPHLKGGGQFGGFSGPDGIGVAVRALCSVLDYVGIDYDLRTFKDIQELRGF, encoded by the coding sequence ATGTCAGATAATCCACGTGTGATTTTAAGTGCATTTGCAGATGAAGCAGCCAATCATAAAACAGCCATCGAACAAATGGTGGCACTTTCTGCTTTGGGGCTGCGATACTACAGCCCTCGATTTATCGACGTGAATGGCGATGGCAACGTCAAGCATGTGGTCGACCTGAATAAATCAGAGTACAAAGCTCTGCTCAAGCTGCATGATGAATATGGCATGAATGTGACGAGCATCGGAGCACGTGTCGGTAAGATCAAACTCGTCGACAAAGATGATGGCTCGCACAATGTATTTGTTCCCTTCAAGGAATATTTGAAAAAAGAAGTTGCGAATACCATCAACGCAGCAACAACGCTGGGAACGAAACTGATTCGCGGCTTCTCGTTTTATCCTCCCAAAGGCGAAGATCCTAAACCATATATGAATCAGGCCGTCGATCAGATTGGTCAGATTGTGGACCTGTGTGCGAAAGAAGGCCTGGTTTATGGTCTGGAAATCGAACCGAACCTGATCGGAGAAACAGGCCCGCTGCTGGCGGAACTGGCTCGCAAAGTCAAACGGCCGAATATGGTCACAATTTATGATGGCGGAAATATTGCTGCACAGAATAAAGATGCAATGCAGTGCTTGAGCGAGTTTCATGATATGAGCAAATCAATGGGTTGGCTGCACATCAAAGATTACGCCGTCGATAGGGATCTGGAATGGACGGGCGTTGTCGATGAAGAACGCCTGAAGAATTTTGTGCCGGCCAACGTTGGTGATGCCGGTCACGAGTTTGTCTTGCGTGAGCTGCGCGAAATGCTGCCTAAGATGGAAAAGAAAATGAAGAAACTGGGTGTGCCTGGTGTCTTTCTGGAAGTCGAGCCGCACTTGAAAGGTGGCGGCCAGTTTGGAGGCTTCAGCGGCCCCGATGGAATCGGTGTCGCAGTTCGGGCACTCTGTTCCGTGCTGGATTATGTGGGCATTGATTATGATCTGCGCACGTTCAAAGACATTCAGGAACTGCGTGGTTTCTAA
- a CDS encoding Trm112 family protein encodes MSFDPQNLQDIIACPKTKTKLICDGDFLVSVDPATRLKYPIKDGIPVMLIDEATEVPQQEWADIMQRHNRHPETGELVS; translated from the coding sequence ATGTCGTTTGATCCACAAAATCTGCAGGACATCATTGCCTGCCCGAAAACAAAAACAAAGCTCATCTGTGACGGTGACTTTCTGGTTTCGGTCGACCCAGCCACGCGGCTCAAGTATCCGATTAAGGATGGCATTCCCGTGATGCTGATCGATGAAGCAACCGAAGTTCCACAACAAGAGTGGGCCGACATCATGCAACGTCACAACCGCCATCCGGAAACGGGAGAACTCGTTTCCTGA
- a CDS encoding class I SAM-dependent methyltransferase, producing MQSSSKKWSLHITFIGFLCFSLAGISFTLPANAQEPAGTASKSDPKFDENPLYSYKRDHDPNGIGKFYRGREIARVMGYQGAPWLERISREREERLSLLPKALKLKPGMAIADIGAGSGVISVILAEHVSPGGKVYAVDVQQEMLDLLAKKLQKVGVENIHPVLGTQKSPGLKPESIDLVIMVDVYHEFEFPYEMMLEISKALKPKGRVALVEYRKEDPTVPIKLVHKMSEAQAKKEVSRPELNLKWKETIGVLPRQHILVFEKTVEE from the coding sequence ATGCAGAGTTCGTCGAAGAAATGGTCATTACATATCACTTTCATCGGGTTTCTCTGTTTTTCTCTTGCAGGTATTTCGTTTACATTACCCGCCAACGCACAAGAGCCAGCGGGTACCGCTTCCAAGTCCGATCCAAAGTTTGATGAAAATCCGCTTTATTCATATAAGCGGGATCACGATCCCAATGGGATTGGAAAATTCTATCGCGGTCGCGAAATTGCCCGTGTGATGGGGTATCAAGGCGCGCCCTGGCTCGAGCGGATTTCACGTGAGCGGGAAGAACGACTCTCTCTGCTTCCCAAAGCACTGAAATTGAAGCCGGGCATGGCGATCGCAGATATTGGCGCGGGTAGTGGTGTGATTTCCGTCATTCTGGCCGAGCATGTGAGTCCGGGCGGTAAAGTCTATGCCGTCGATGTGCAACAGGAAATGCTCGATCTGCTGGCGAAGAAGCTCCAGAAAGTGGGGGTGGAAAATATTCACCCCGTTTTGGGAACTCAGAAATCTCCCGGCCTCAAACCCGAGTCGATTGATCTGGTGATTATGGTCGACGTCTATCATGAGTTTGAATTTCCCTACGAGATGATGCTGGAAATTTCCAAAGCCCTCAAACCCAAAGGGCGGGTTGCGCTGGTGGAATATCGCAAAGAAGATCCAACGGTTCCGATTAAACTTGTACACAAGATGTCCGAAGCACAGGCCAAAAAAGAAGTCTCTCGCCCGGAACTGAATCTGAAATGGAAAGAGACCATAGGGGTTTTACCTCGCCAGCATATCCTGGTCTTCGAGAAAACGGTTGAGGAATAA